One Epinephelus lanceolatus isolate andai-2023 chromosome 17, ASM4190304v1, whole genome shotgun sequence genomic window carries:
- the LOC144458394 gene encoding uncharacterized protein LOC144458394, which translates to MSTIAPAAVPGSVSTSSVACLEPAVNQHPTAPHRADDDPGPSSTTSWSSVVRRRKKLSLPLFDPPSIPLTNFFSPLASFPPELVSPLSARSAAQVRKRSSPITLPLDSPSSPADSPSSPLAPLGCKRPRLSQSQLGKQSSNHTPSSQPAHLLSAPATAVVTEDVIPDSVSTGSLEPSHLPVGAPVTAVACDDVIPSGDSPDMTSTNPMDCIPTQRVLNNSLTTT; encoded by the exons ATGTCCACCATAGCTCCTGCTGCTGTTCCCGGTTCAGTCTCCACTTCATCCGTAGCCTGTCTGGAGCCTGCGGTCAACCAGCACCCCACGGCTCCACATCGTGCAGACGATGATCCCGGTCCAAGCTCCACTACCTCCTGGTCGTCTGTTGTcagaaggaggaaaaaactgtctctccctctcttcgaCCCTCCTAGCATCCCACTCACAAACTTTTTCTCCCCCCTTGCGTCCTTTCCCCCCGAGCTGGTTTCTCCCCTGTCTGCTCGCAGTGCAGCTCAGGTTCGAAAGCGCTCCTCTCCCATCACCCTGCCCCTGGACTCACCGTCCTCTCCGGCGGACTCGCCGTCCTCTCCGCTGGCTCCCCTGGGATGTAAACGGCCCCGTTTATCACAGTCACAGCTCGGAAAGCAGTCTTCTAATCACACGCCGTCCTCACAGCCAGCTCACCTGCTCAGCGCACCAGCCACCGCTGTGGTCACCGAAGACGTCATCCCAGACAGCGTATCAACAGGTAGCCTCGAGCCGTCCCACCTGCCAGTCGGTGCACCGGTCACTGCTGTGGCCTGTGATGACGTCATCCCCAGTGGCGACTCACCAG ACATGACCTCTACAAACCCGATGGACTGCATCCCAACACAAAGGGTATTAAACAACTCACTCACAACTACATAA